From a region of the Corvus cornix cornix isolate S_Up_H32 chromosome 2, ASM73873v5, whole genome shotgun sequence genome:
- the TENT4A gene encoding terminal nucleotidyltransferase 4A isoform X4, producing MDPRVAWIQPEQKGPANALWMQIWETSQGVGGRGGASFPHYLCLNSPALDSAASPPRGHGCVRLGAPGACCSSSSPPSPSPSPPALLTGLVPAVSAGPAAVNGGGEGGRRLQKSPSVSSSSSCSSVESGTESPGFSSSGSCSGGGGGGSSSSSGGPRAVAVAPPGLLGSGAGPGEFFNFHENKVNAVNGHHQPPHPARSPHPPPASPQQHQYHPGRRKRENKASTYGMNYLLSGSRGVAVNNSPHQQRQPPQPALQSPGTPWKTRKYSPGVQGLHEEIIDFYDFMSPRPEEAAMRREVVKRIETVIKDLWPTADVQIFGSFSTGLYLPTSDIDLVVFGKWERPPLQLLEQALRKHSVAEPYSIKVLDKATVPIIKLTDQETEVKVDISFNVETGVKAARFIKEYMKKYSLLPYLILVLKQFLLQRDLNEVFTGGISSYSLILMAISFLQLHPRIDARRADENLGMLLIEFFELYGRNFNYLKTGIRIKNGGAYIAKEEIMKVMTNGYRPSMLCIEDPLLPGNDVGRSSYGAMQVKQVFDYAYIVLSHAVSPLARSYPNRDSESTLGRIIKVTQEVIDYRAWIKKKWGSKINLSPELDNRLKIRDQIALCNGEQQQNRDSEPPYNQHLALSLASTQQLSSGSSASSVSSLSSSDIHSGMKFSMKGTHNQGNSYSPVSSGGMRQPVGNRGHHQYNRNIWRRKKHRDSLPISLSR from the exons ATGGATCCCCGCGTGGCCTGGATCCAGCCTGAGCAGAAAGGACCCGCGAATGCGCTGTGGATGCAGATCTGGGAGACCTCGCAGGGCGtggggggccggggcggcgccAGCTTCCCGCACTACCTCTGCCTCAACTCCCCGGCGCTGGACTCTGCTGCCTCTCCGCCCCGCGGGCACGGCTGCGTGCGGCTCGGGGCGCCCGGCgcctgctgctcctcttcctcaccgCCTTCGCCTTCGCCTTCCCCGCCGGCCCTGTTGACCGGACTGGTTCCCGCTGtctccgccggccccgcggcggTGAACGGCGGCGGCGAGGGAGGGCGGCGGCTGCAGAAGTCGCCTTCCGTGTCTTCCTCGTCCTCCTGCTCGTCGGTGGAGTCCGGCACCGAGAGCCCCGGCTTCTCCTCCTCGGGATCGTGCAGCGGCGGCGGAGGTGGCggctcctcctcttcctccgGCGGCCCCCGGGCGGTGGCGGTGGCTCCTCCCGGGCTGCTGGGCAGCGGGGCCGGACCCGGGGAGTTTTTTAACTTCCACGAGAACAAAGTGAACGCTGTGAATGGGCACCACCAGCCGCCGCACCCGGCGCGCAGCCCGCACCCGCCCCCGGCgtctccccagcagcaccagtaCCACCCGGGCCGCAGGAAACGGGAGAATAAAGCCAGCACCTATGGGATGAATTACCTGCTCTCCGGCAGCCGCGGCGTCGCCGTCAACAACTCCCCCCACCAGCAGCGGCAGCCGCCTCAGCCAGCGCTGCAGAGCCCCGGCACCCCCTGGAAGACCAGGAAATACAGCCCGGGCGTGCAGGG ACTACATGAAGAAATAATTGACTTCTATGACTTCATGTCCCCTCGTCCTGAAGAAGCAGCTATGAGAAGAGAAGTGGTAAAAAGGATAGAAACAGTCATCAAAGATCTTTGGCCTACTGCTGAT GTCCAGATATTTGGCAGCTTTAGTACAGGGCTTTATCTTCCAACTAG TGATATTGATCTAGTTGTTTTTGGGAAATGGGAACGACCCCCTTTACAGCTGTTGGAGCAAGCactgagaaaacacagtgtGGCTGAGCCATATTCCATTAAAGTACTTGACAAAGCTACG GTACCAATAATAAAACTCACTGACCAGGAGACAGAAGTGAAAGTTGACATCAGTTTTAATGTAGAGACTGGTGTGAAGGCAGCTCGATTTATCAAGGAATACATGAAG aaatatTCTTTGCTACCTTACTTGATTTTAGTATTAAAACAGTTCCTCCTTCAGAGGGATTTGAATGAAGTTTTTACTGGTGGAATTAGCTCTTACAGCCTAATTTTAATGGCAATTAGTTTCCTGCAG CTACATCCAAGAATTGATGCCAGAAGAGCTGATGAAAACCTTGGAATGCTTCTAATAGAATTTTTTGAACTCTATGGAAGGAATTTTAACTACTTGAAAACTGGTATTAGAATAAAAAATGGAGGTGCCTATATTGCCAAAGAAGAAATCATGAAAGTCATGACTAATGGATACAGACCATCCATGCTATGTATTGAAGATCCTCTCCTGCCTG GAAACGACGTTGGCAGAAGTTCTTACGGTGCCATGCAAGTGAAACAAGTTTTTGATTATGCCTACATTGTTCTTAGCCATGCAGTATCACCACTTGCAAGATCATACCCAAATAGAGATTCTGAGAG CACATTAGGTAGAATCATCAAAGTGACCCAAGAAGTGATTGACTACAGGGCCTGGATTAAAAAGAAGTGGGggagcaaaattaatttatcacCTGAACTTG ATAATAGGTTGAAAATAAGAGACCAGATAGCTCTCTGCAAtggagaacagcagcagaacagagacTCTGAACCACCTTACAATCAACACTTGGCATTGTCATTGGCCAGTACACAACAGTTATCCTCTGGTTCATCTGCCTCTTCCGTGTCATCACTCTCCAGCAGTGACATT
- the TENT4A gene encoding terminal nucleotidyltransferase 4A isoform X3: MDPRVAWIQPEQKGPANALWMQIWETSQGVGGRGGASFPHYLCLNSPALDSAASPPRGHGCVRLGAPGACCSSSSPPSPSPSPPALLTGLVPAVSAGPAAVNGGGEGGRRLQKSPSVSSSSSCSSVESGTESPGFSSSGSCSGGGGGGSSSSSGGPRAVAVAPPGLLGSGAGPGEFFNFHENKVNAVNGHHQPPHPARSPHPPPASPQQHQYHPGRRKRENKASTYGMNYLLSGSRGVAVNNSPHQQRQPPQPALQSPGTPWKTRKYSPGVQGLHEEIIDFYDFMSPRPEEAAMRREVVKRIETVIKDLWPTADVQIFGSFSTGLYLPTSDIDLVVFGKWERPPLQLLEQALRKHSVAEPYSIKVLDKATVPIIKLTDQETEVKVDISFNVETGVKAARFIKEYMKKYSLLPYLILVLKQFLLQRDLNEVFTGGISSYSLILMAISFLQLHPRIDARRADENLGMLLIEFFELYGRNFNYLKTGIRIKNGGAYIAKEEIMKVMTNGYRPSMLCIEDPLLPGNDVGRSSYGAMQVKQVFDYAYIVLSHAVSPLARSYPNRDSESTLGRIIKVTQEVIDYRAWIKKKWGSKINLSPELDNRLKIRDQIALCNGEQQQNRDSEPPYNQHLALSLASTQQLSSGSSASSVSSLSSSDIQHSGMKFSMKGTHNQGNSYSPVSSGGMRQPVGNRGHHQYNRNIWRRKKHRDSLPISLSR, from the exons ATGGATCCCCGCGTGGCCTGGATCCAGCCTGAGCAGAAAGGACCCGCGAATGCGCTGTGGATGCAGATCTGGGAGACCTCGCAGGGCGtggggggccggggcggcgccAGCTTCCCGCACTACCTCTGCCTCAACTCCCCGGCGCTGGACTCTGCTGCCTCTCCGCCCCGCGGGCACGGCTGCGTGCGGCTCGGGGCGCCCGGCgcctgctgctcctcttcctcaccgCCTTCGCCTTCGCCTTCCCCGCCGGCCCTGTTGACCGGACTGGTTCCCGCTGtctccgccggccccgcggcggTGAACGGCGGCGGCGAGGGAGGGCGGCGGCTGCAGAAGTCGCCTTCCGTGTCTTCCTCGTCCTCCTGCTCGTCGGTGGAGTCCGGCACCGAGAGCCCCGGCTTCTCCTCCTCGGGATCGTGCAGCGGCGGCGGAGGTGGCggctcctcctcttcctccgGCGGCCCCCGGGCGGTGGCGGTGGCTCCTCCCGGGCTGCTGGGCAGCGGGGCCGGACCCGGGGAGTTTTTTAACTTCCACGAGAACAAAGTGAACGCTGTGAATGGGCACCACCAGCCGCCGCACCCGGCGCGCAGCCCGCACCCGCCCCCGGCgtctccccagcagcaccagtaCCACCCGGGCCGCAGGAAACGGGAGAATAAAGCCAGCACCTATGGGATGAATTACCTGCTCTCCGGCAGCCGCGGCGTCGCCGTCAACAACTCCCCCCACCAGCAGCGGCAGCCGCCTCAGCCAGCGCTGCAGAGCCCCGGCACCCCCTGGAAGACCAGGAAATACAGCCCGGGCGTGCAGGG ACTACATGAAGAAATAATTGACTTCTATGACTTCATGTCCCCTCGTCCTGAAGAAGCAGCTATGAGAAGAGAAGTGGTAAAAAGGATAGAAACAGTCATCAAAGATCTTTGGCCTACTGCTGAT GTCCAGATATTTGGCAGCTTTAGTACAGGGCTTTATCTTCCAACTAG TGATATTGATCTAGTTGTTTTTGGGAAATGGGAACGACCCCCTTTACAGCTGTTGGAGCAAGCactgagaaaacacagtgtGGCTGAGCCATATTCCATTAAAGTACTTGACAAAGCTACG GTACCAATAATAAAACTCACTGACCAGGAGACAGAAGTGAAAGTTGACATCAGTTTTAATGTAGAGACTGGTGTGAAGGCAGCTCGATTTATCAAGGAATACATGAAG aaatatTCTTTGCTACCTTACTTGATTTTAGTATTAAAACAGTTCCTCCTTCAGAGGGATTTGAATGAAGTTTTTACTGGTGGAATTAGCTCTTACAGCCTAATTTTAATGGCAATTAGTTTCCTGCAG CTACATCCAAGAATTGATGCCAGAAGAGCTGATGAAAACCTTGGAATGCTTCTAATAGAATTTTTTGAACTCTATGGAAGGAATTTTAACTACTTGAAAACTGGTATTAGAATAAAAAATGGAGGTGCCTATATTGCCAAAGAAGAAATCATGAAAGTCATGACTAATGGATACAGACCATCCATGCTATGTATTGAAGATCCTCTCCTGCCTG GAAACGACGTTGGCAGAAGTTCTTACGGTGCCATGCAAGTGAAACAAGTTTTTGATTATGCCTACATTGTTCTTAGCCATGCAGTATCACCACTTGCAAGATCATACCCAAATAGAGATTCTGAGAG CACATTAGGTAGAATCATCAAAGTGACCCAAGAAGTGATTGACTACAGGGCCTGGATTAAAAAGAAGTGGGggagcaaaattaatttatcacCTGAACTTG ATAATAGGTTGAAAATAAGAGACCAGATAGCTCTCTGCAAtggagaacagcagcagaacagagacTCTGAACCACCTTACAATCAACACTTGGCATTGTCATTGGCCAGTACACAACAGTTATCCTCTGGTTCATCTGCCTCTTCCGTGTCATCACTCTCCAGCAGTGACATT